The Delphinus delphis chromosome 10, mDelDel1.2, whole genome shotgun sequence genome includes a region encoding these proteins:
- the LOC132432756 gene encoding histone H4: protein MSGRGKGGKGLGKGGAKRHRKVLRDNIQGITKPAIRRLARRGGVKRISGLIYEETRGVLKVFLENVIRDAVTYTEHAKRKTVTAMDVVYALKRQGRTLYGFGG, encoded by the coding sequence ATGTCTGGACGTGGCAAAGGCGGGAAGGGCTTGGGTAAAGGGGGCGCCAAGCGCCACCGCAAAGTCCTGCGGGATAACATTCAAGGGATCACAAAACCTGCAATCCGTCGCCTGGCTCGTCGCGGTGGAGTAAAGCGCATCTCAGGTCTTATTTATGAGGAGACCCGCGGGGTTCTGAAAGTGTTTCTGGAGAACGTAATTCGGGACGCGGTCACCTATACCGAGCACGCCAAGCGCAAGACTGTCACGGCCATGGACGTGGTCTACGCGCTCAAGCGCCAGGGACGCACTCTCTACGGATTTGGCGGTTAA
- the LOC132432761 gene encoding histone H4: protein MSGRGKGGKGLGKGGAKRHRKVLRDNIQGITKPAIRRLARRGGVKRISGLIYEETRGVLKVFLENVIRDAVTYTEHAKRKTVTAMDVVYALKRQGRTLYGFGG from the coding sequence ATGTCTGGTCGGGGCAAGGGCGGGAAAGGCCTTGGAAAAGGGGGCGCTAAGCGTCACCGCAAGGTTCTGCGTGATAACATCCAGGGCATCACCAAGCCCGCCATTCGCCGTCTGGCCCGGCGTGGCGGTGTGAAGCGCATTTCCGGCCTCATCTACGAGGAGACCCGCGGGGTGCTGAAGGTGTTCCTGGAAAACGTAATACGGGACGCTGTCACCTACACTGAGCACGCCAAGCGCAAGACTGTTACCGCCATGGACGTAGTCTATGCGCTCAAGCGCCAGGGACGCACTCTCTATGGTTTCGGCGGCTGA
- the LOC138414185 gene encoding histone H3.1 translates to MARTKQTARKSTGGKAPRKQLATKAARKSAPATGGVKKPHRYRPGTVALREIRRYQKSTELLIRKLPFQRLVREIAQDFKTDLRFQSSAVMALQEACEAYLVGLFEDTNLCAIHAKRVTIMPKDIQLARRIRGERA, encoded by the coding sequence ATGGCGCGTACAAAGCAAACTGCTCGTAAGTCGACCGGCGGCAAGGCGCCGCGCAAGCAGCTGGCCACCAAGGCGGCCCGCAAGAGCGCGCCGGCCACGGGCGGCGTGAAGAAGCCGCACCGCTACCGGCCCGGCACGGTGGCCCTGCGCGAGATCCGCCGCTACCAGAAGTCCACGGAGCTGCTGATCCGCAAGCTGCCGTTCCAGCGCCTGGTGCGCGAGATCGCGCAGGACTTCAAGACCGACCTGCGCTTCCAGAGCTCGGCCGTGATGGCGCTGCAGGAGGCGTGCGAGGCCTACCTGGTGGGGCTCTTCGAGGACACCAACCTGTGTGCTATCCACGCCAAGCGTGTCACCATCATGCCCAAGGACATCCAGCTTGCCCGCCGCATCCGCGGCGAGAGAGCATAA